The Gammaproteobacteria bacterium genome includes the window TGGGATGCGGACTACACCTTGGGCGCGCGCCAGTCGTCGCTGCCGGCGGTGCCGGCCACCACATGCTCCCAGTCAATGCGGCGGTAGGAAAAAGACCAGTCTTCCAGATGGGTGAAATGCGCGTTGGCCGGGTCCTGACAGTTGTACATATAGGCCTTCA containing:
- a CDS encoding type VI secretion system tube protein Hcp: KAYMYNCQDPANAHFTHLEDWSFSYRRIDWEHVVAGTAGSDDWRAPKV